The genomic window AACAGCTGACCAACGTAGAACAACAATCATATCACGAATGTACATTACAAACAACTaccaaaatgtgaaaaacaatgtTTACAAATGGTAGcaaagaataaattaattttcagtGCACATAATTAGGTATATACAGGATAATTTAAAACCAAAGGGAGTGATTGCTAGTGCTGAGCTCTCAGAAATCTCCATCAAAGTGTACACATTACCCGAGagagtgataaaaataaattgtgacaCAAAAGCAGAATGCTGTCTCTCTTCTTATCCTTAAAACTTGGATGATAGctcatcaaaataatttttccaagtgTGCAAATGATGGAAAACTTTAATTCCAAAACCATTTCTCTAAATTACCAACAGATTTATATTCTTGATGCCTTTTCACGTGATCACAAGCCAAGCATGCATGTGATTCCCAAAATCGTGGGAGATTCACTGTGAAATCCTTCCTCCAGTTAAAGTAACTAAGGTATAACTTATTGTTTTTGTCAACTTCTTTCAGATACTTGGCTAGCTCACTGGGAGAGTTATAATCttccacatgaatgaatgaatctgctGGAATATAATTCTCATAATTTTCCCTAGATGGCCCCAGAACAACAGGTACAGAGCCAGCTAAAAAAGCATTATAGAGCTTTTCTGTGATGTAATCTTTGTGGATTGAGTTTTCAAAAGAAAGATAGAATTTGCAAGTAGATATGGTAGGAATCAAATTTTTATCATTCACATACTCTCCAAATGCTTGCCCATAGGTATGGATTTCAATGCTTTTGCTTAGCTCATTGTAATACTTGACCCTGGCGTGCTCAGGGTTCCAGTTACTTACAACCCAGCACACTAACTTCTCTTTGCTTGGCACTTCAAACACGAAGGGGTTTGTGCTCACCGTCAAGAAGCCGTAAGGCACTTGGATATCTGAGTCGCGGCGGTAAGTCAGAGTCAAGTTGAACAGGTGCTCAATGCCACTTTTTTGGGGCGTGTGAGTTGGTGATTCTAAATTCATCCAAATCCATTTCTGGAAGGGTGGCCTAGCCTGCTGAGGTAAGTTAGTCAGATCCCAACTGATGTCTCGGTGATGGATCAGAACTGCGTGAGATTTGTTGTACAGAGAACGGTCTGTTGTGAGATGGCATCCCTGGATGTTGAACATTGCTTGGCAAGATGTAAGGTCAAAGGTCTGTCCAAATGGCCACACCCAAATCAGGATAGTAGTTTCATTAAAATAATCAGTTTTGGTAGAgaagaagtttttcattttcagcACTGAGCTGGCTGACTCCATTGGACTGAAGATCCAGCTATTGGTAGGCTTGATGTAAATGAGCAGACATGCCATGAAGCAGCCCAGGATAATGCAGACGATTAAAAATGGGCGGAGAATTCCTTTGGATGCTGATGTCATAATTTTTTCTGTGAAAGAGAAAGATGGAGGTAGGTAGAGGTAGTGATGAAAAGCTAATCATAAATACAATTTGAGGTTAATGGGTGATGTATTTCAAAATACACTTAATCacaaaatca from Meles meles chromosome 5, mMelMel3.1 paternal haplotype, whole genome shotgun sequence includes these protein-coding regions:
- the FUT9 gene encoding 4-galactosyl-N-acetylglucosaminide 3-alpha-L-fucosyltransferase 9; translated protein: MTSASKGILRPFLIVCIILGCFMACLLIYIKPTNSWIFSPMESASSVLKMKNFFSTKTDYFNETTILIWVWPFGQTFDLTSCQAMFNIQGCHLTTDRSLYNKSHAVLIHHRDISWDLTNLPQQARPPFQKWIWMNLESPTHTPQKSGIEHLFNLTLTYRRDSDIQVPYGFLTVSTNPFVFEVPSKEKLVCWVVSNWNPEHARVKYYNELSKSIEIHTYGQAFGEYVNDKNLIPTISTCKFYLSFENSIHKDYITEKLYNAFLAGSVPVVLGPSRENYENYIPADSFIHVEDYNSPSELAKYLKEVDKNNKLYLSYFNWRKDFTVNLPRFWESHACLACDHVKRHQEYKSVGNLEKWFWN